Sequence from the Pyrobaculum neutrophilum V24Sta genome:
ACCCCTTCGGAATCTCAAGTTGAGGATTGAAAGCGAGGACAGCTCTAACGCTACTCGCTGATTCAGAGTAATTAAGAATCTCAAGTTGAGGATTGAAAGATTAAGTTCGCGTATCTGCTGAATGAGTACAGGCGCAGACTGAATCTCAAGTTGAGGATTGAAAGTGTATCTGGTACGGCCACCTGGTGTAGTCCACGCCGCAGAGGAATCTCAAGTTGAGGATTGAAAGCGAGTAGATCTCCAGCGTCGTGGATGTCTTCGCGTGGCCGAGCCAGTGAATCTCAAGTTGAGGATTGAAAGTCTCTATCCTTTTGTCGAAGTCTTCGTTGCGATAGTACTGGGAATCTCAAGTTGAGGATTGAAAGGCTGTACGACGCCGGCGCAGAACTCCAGGGTGTGGACGATGGCGGAATCTCAAGTTGAGGATTGAAAGCAGTACCGTGTCGTATAGTGGATGCAGAGCTTGACGGCCCTTACTGAATCTCAAGTTGAGGATTGAAAGCGGGGGCATCCCGTCCCCCGAGAACGAGTATCTGATTAGGAGCCGAATCTCAAGTTGAGGATTGAAAGGGGTGCCCAACGGACGTAGTCCCTAGTCTCTGTGTAACTTCCGAATCTCAAGTTGAGGATTGAAAGTTTCGATCCCTGCATCATGACAAATGCGTCCCGCAATTCATCAGAATCTCAAGTTGAGGATTGAAAGGAGATCCAGCAAATCATCTGCATATTCTCGCGTAGAGCGCTGAATCTCAAGTTGAGGATTGAAAGCTCCATCGGGATTGGCCTCCCACCTATAAAATCTAGAGGAGAACTGAATCTCAAGTTGAGGATTGAAAGCTCTTATCAACGCTTTTTCAAGTATACTATTGTGCTCTGTGAATCTCAAGTTGAGGATTGAAAGCACACTTCAGCGCCAGCTTCAGCCCCTTATACACCACGACGTCGTGGGGGCGGAATCTCAAGTTGAGGATTGAAAGCGGCACTTCCATGTTCATGTACGACCTTCTCCACGCCTCTCTGAATCTCAAGTTGAGGATTGAAAGTGCGACACAATTCCGCGCTTCTTCGGCGCCGCCGCCGAGGAGCCGAATCTCAAGTTGAGGATTGAAAGACGTTAAAATACAATACATCGCCGCCTCTCACGGCGACGATGAATCTCAAGTTGAGGATTGAAAGTATGAGCAGGACTGGTGGAGGAGGGCGTTGGCGAACTCCGTGAATCTCAAGTTGAGGATTGAAAGCACCCGGCGTGAACTTCAGCGTCGTGCCAACGCCGACCGGATGTGAATCTCAAGTTGAGGATTGAAAGGTCATTCGACACCGCCGCATTCAAGATGGCAGTTGACAGGAGGAATCTCAAGTTGAGGATTGAAAGTTTACCATACCGCTTATGTGGTGCATAGAAGTTCTAAGCGATGAATCTCAAGTTGAGGATTGAAAGGAGTGACGGAATGCACTGCGGCCGGCGGCACATGTGTTGCTGAATCTCAAGTTGAGGATTGAAAGTTGACCTTAAGGCCCGTAAAGAATATGCTGAACAAATATGCAATGAATCTCAAAAGAGGATTGAAAGCAGTGGTTCAACCAGCCGCGGTTCTTGCCGGAGAGGTTGGGGCCTATCAGCGCCACGGCGCCCTTCGCCTCTATCTCTATATCGAGAGCGAGATCCACGTTTCCATACTTCAGCGTGCCGCCTAGATAGACTTTCATGCAGTGTGTTGAAGAGCGCCTTTGTATGGTTTAAGCGCCTCGGCTTACTTTTTACAGGAGAGGTGGCAGAAGCAGCGCATTGGCTTTTGGCAGTCGGCTACGTTGGCGCCCTCTTGGAAGACGGCCCCCTCGCCGTAGGTGCAGTTGCACTGCGCTATTATGAACTCTTCGCCTGGGTCGCACTGGCAGAGTGCTGTGTAGAGCTCGTGTTTGTTGACGCACACGTGGTCGCAGTTCACATGCTTAACACACCATATGCAGTTTACCGCCAGCCCGGCTCCCGCGAGGAACACGAGGACCGCCATGGCTTTCCTGTCGGTGCAGCCGCCTCTGCATTTCGACGTCGTTTTGTCTCCGTCTGCTAGAAGCCCGATCTTCAATCCGCCACTGTTTTCGTATATGTACTTGATTAACATCATCGCACCATTTGGGTTTGCGTTGAGCAGGTAGTAGAGACCGGCGGAGTCTATCCACAGCATGTCCTACACTCCGCCGAAGAGCTGGTATATGGCTGGGTCTGAGAAGCCGGGGACGTAGGCCTCTCCTTTCCACTCCCCGGCCACGTAGATGCCTCTCTCGCGGCTCCTCCGGAGGACGTAAGTCCTCCCCCCTAGGCCGCGGACGAAGTCTAGGCTGTGGGTGGCGGCTACTACGTTGAAGCGGCCTCCCGACCTCTCCACAAGCCTCCTCAGGTAGCGGCCGAGGAAGAAGGCGTATAGGGGGTGCGCGTGTGCCTCGGGCTCCTCCACGAGGAGGTAGGCGGCTTCACCCAGGGCGTATGTGTAGGCGGCGTAGAGCGCGACTAGGGCTGGGGCGAAGACGGACGAGAGCTGGCCTAGCCTCCGCCCTCTGGCCCCCATCGCTAGATCCTCCCAGACGAAGCCCTCCTCGACGGCGCTTAACAGGAGGGGGGCGTAGTCGGTGAAGACCTCCCTCACCTCCTCCCTCAGCCGCTCTGAGGCTTTCTCGAACTCCACCACGAGATCTCTAAACACCTGGCCTGCCTCCCAGAGGAGGGTGTCGCGGGCGCGTAGCTTTAGCTCTTTTGCCACTAGGTGGTCGCCCCCCGCGGCCTTGGAGATATCCACGACGCGTTCGCCGATGCTGTAGCCAGCTGCCCTGATCCTCTCGTCGGAGTAATTCTTCAGCTCTTCGGCCTCTGAGCTGATGTACCCCAGCGGTTTTTCCAACAGCTTTTCGTAGGCCTGCGCCATCACTCTATAGGCGTCTACGAGGACTGCGTAGTAGTCTAGATCCGGCTCTACGCGGCAGTCGAGCTCCGGCGGCAACTCCGGCATGGCTCTCGCGTAGAGGCGTCTGCTACGTGCCGCGATGCAGTGCAGTGCCAGCGATTTGCCGGCCATGTTGGGGCCTATGAGGGCGGTGGCGCCTCCGACGTCCAGCTCTATGTCTACTTTCAGCTTTGTGTCTCCGTAGGTCAGCCCGTCGGATTTGAGGATGACCTTGAGGTGGGGTTGGGCGTTGTCCATATGCTTCGTGGACGGAATGTTTATAAACATGGCTTGTGTCATGTATATGCCGAGGTCGTACTTCTACGAGATCTATAGGGCGTTTAAGGAGGATCGGTACGAGGACGGCCTCAACTCGGCGTCTCGATACAGGACCTACGTCACGGCGGCGGCCTTCCGCAAGATCTACAACAGCATAGTCAAGCCGCTGGAGCATATAGCCGCTGGGAGGTTCACCGACCCAATCCCCATCGCGGCTGGGTTGGCTAGGCTGGACGTTATTATTGAGTATCAGAAGAACAGGGGTCTGCTTCAGCAGGACCTCGCCGAGGGGATCAAGGCCGCTTTGGCCGAGATTAGGCAGGACGTGGTTAGGAGGAATCTGCAAAGCGCTAAGAAGGAGGCAGAGGCGCTTAAGTTGGCGCTCGACGCTGTGCTGGCCTACCAGATAGTGGGCGGGAGGAGGAGGGAGGAAGAGGAGGAGTGGCTATGAGCGAGCAGTACCCGCAGGCTCGGCTGAAGCTGTCCAACCTGGTTAAGATTAACTTCAAGCTCAGGGCGTCCGGCCTCTTGATTAGGAGTGGGAAGACGAAGGAGGTGCTGGGGGCCGCCGACATACAGCCCATGTCGATACAGCGGGTTTACAGGCTCAACAACGCCGAGCATCCCCTGACGGTTCCGTATATCCCCGCCTCCTCTCTCAAGGGGAGGGCTAGGTCTCTGCTGGAGGCGGCGCTGGGCCTGCCTCTGCACACCACCGACGGGAAGATCTACCTACACATGAGGATTGTCCAGAAGAACATCATGGACGAGGACCCGTTCTGCCCCGTGGATAACATCTTCGGGACGCCCTCAATCGCCTTTAGGGAGCTGGACGAGAGGTACCGCTACCTCTTCGAGTGCTGGGCGCCTAGCCGCGCAATATTTCGCGACCTCTTCCCCTCCGAGGGTTATGTGAAGAGTCTGTGCGACGCGAAGGGTGGCTGCGCCTACGTGTCGCTTGAGGACTTCCTTGAGGAGAAGAACGAGAACAGGATCGACAGGGTCACGAGCACAGCCGACCCCCGCGAGATCTTGAGGCTGAGGCCTGGGGTGGAGTTCGACGGGTCTATCACCGTGTTGGTGTACGACATCGACCTGAAGCCGAAGGAGGATTGTGTTAAGTATACCAAGGTAGACGAGATTAAGAGGGGGACGCCGCCTGTTAAGTACTACCTCGACATGTTGATCAAGTCGCTGCGTCTTGTGGAGGAGACCTACCTGGGGGCCTCGGGCACCAGGGGCTACGGCCAGGTGGAGTTCACCAACCTCGAGGCCAAGCTGCTGGACGCCTTGACCTTCAGCGAGCTGAGGAGGGCTGAGGCGCCCTCTCTGGCCAAGCTGGGCGAGGAGGTGTCTCAGTGGTGGCAATGAGGGTTGGCTATGCCGTTCTGCGCTTTGTGACTCCCATCCACGTGGGGAGGTGGACTCTCTACGACTCTTGGGACTACGTGCCGTCGGACGCGATATATTCGGCGCTGTACGCTCTGGGGGTCCGTGGGGGGTTTCGCGTCTCGTCGGCGTATCCCATGGTGGCCGACGCCTCGGACCGCCTCCACCTCCCGGCTCCTCTGCCCGCCACGTGGAGGCTCCAGCTTCTGAGGGGGGCGGCGCCGGAGGAGGCGAAGGCGGTCAAGAGGCTTAGGTATATTCCCCTGGAGTGCCTCAAGGGGGGCGATGTGCCTAAGCGGAGGGGGGATCGGTGGACGTGCGGCGGGCTGGAGCTCAAGGACAGGCCGTACGGGGAGAGGCTGGCCGTGGCGAGGAACGCCCTTTCCCGCGTCAACCAGATGGCCGAGCCCTACCGCATCGCCGTCTTTAACCCCCTGGTCCCCTACGTGGTTTACTACCAGGGGCTGGACGTGAGCTACCTCAAGCTGTTGGGCGAGGTGGGCGTAGGCGGCAAGAGGTCCTCGGGCCTGGGGAAGTTCGAGGTGGTTGAGGTCGGCGAAGTGGACGTGGGCGACTCCGGCTCCGCGGCCCTCCTCATGGGTGTGGGGAGGCCGGTTGGCTACGAGAGAGCTCTGGGGGAGTGGGCGGTGAGGAGCTGGTCCTGCACCTGGGGGGCGGTGGGGCCCGCCTCTGTGCTAATGGACGGGGGTGTGGTGTGGGGGAGCTTCGACTTC
This genomic interval carries:
- the csm3 gene encoding type III-A CRISPR-associated RAMP protein Csm3 produces the protein MSEQYPQARLKLSNLVKINFKLRASGLLIRSGKTKEVLGAADIQPMSIQRVYRLNNAEHPLTVPYIPASSLKGRARSLLEAALGLPLHTTDGKIYLHMRIVQKNIMDEDPFCPVDNIFGTPSIAFRELDERYRYLFECWAPSRAIFRDLFPSEGYVKSLCDAKGGCAYVSLEDFLEEKNENRIDRVTSTADPREILRLRPGVEFDGSITVLVYDIDLKPKEDCVKYTKVDEIKRGTPPVKYYLDMLIKSLRLVEETYLGASGTRGYGQVEFTNLEAKLLDALTFSELRRAEAPSLAKLGEEVSQWWQ
- the csm4 gene encoding type III-A CRISPR-associated RAMP protein Csm4: MRVGYAVLRFVTPIHVGRWTLYDSWDYVPSDAIYSALYALGVRGGFRVSSAYPMVADASDRLHLPAPLPATWRLQLLRGAAPEEAKAVKRLRYIPLECLKGGDVPKRRGDRWTCGGLELKDRPYGERLAVARNALSRVNQMAEPYRIAVFNPLVPYVVYYQGLDVSYLKLLGEVGVGGKRSSGLGKFEVVEVGEVDVGDSGSAALLMGVGRPVGYERALGEWAVRSWSCTWGAVGPASVLMDGGVVWGSFDFEDLGGGGCVKILRPLWLWIS